A genomic window from Silene latifolia isolate original U9 population chromosome 11, ASM4854445v1, whole genome shotgun sequence includes:
- the LOC141610944 gene encoding auxin-responsive protein IAA18-like has protein sequence MGEISPKLLDLMMNKRENECFYDHNPSSCDEKKLELKLGLPCEEDWQNKQVRERKKQDSLLSLNYLNNNGGGGVRVQSQSTISQKRAAPTPVVGWPPIRSFRKNLASSSSGKSSAEPQTVIPTKPANEKRPAAENSNKGLFVKINMDGVPIGRKVDLNAYNCYDSLSSAIDTLFRGLLTALQVSSSAGGMENKQNNEQKPITGLLDGTGEYTLVYEDNEGDRMLVGDVPWQMFVSTVKRLRVLKTSDLPTLRRVGKKDKLMVENGSK, from the exons ATGGGTGAAATTAGTCCAAAATTACTTGATTTaatgatgaacaaaagagaaaatgAGTGTTTTTATGATCATAATCCATCTTCATGTGATGAAAAGAAGCTTGAATTGAAGTTAGGTTTACCTTGTGAAGAAGATTGGCAAAACAAACaagttagagagagaaagaaacaagattcacttctctctctaaattACCTTAACAacaatggtggtggtggtgttagAGTACAGTCACAGTCTACCATCTCTCAGAAAAG AGCTGCTCCTACACCAGTTGTGGGTTGGCCTCCAATTCGATCGTTTAGGAAGAACCTAGCAAGCTCTAGCTCTGGTAAATCGAGTGCTGAACCACAGACTGTGATCCCAACCAAGCCTGCGAATGAGAAACGACCTGCTGCTGAAAACTCGAACAAGGGTCTCTTTGTCAAGATTAATATGGATGGTGTCCCTATTGGTAGGAAAGTCGATCTGAATGCTTATAACTGCTATGACAGCCTCTCGTCTGCCATCGACACGCTTTTTAGAGGTCTTCTTACAG CGCTACAAGTCTCTTCGTCTGCTGGTGGGATGGAGAACAAGCAGAACAATGAGCAGAAGCCGATTACTGGATTGTTAGATGGAACCGGGGAATATACTCTCGTTTATGAGGATAATGAAGGAGACAGGATGTTGGTTGGAGATGTCCCATGGCA GATGTTTGTATCAACTGTTAAGAGGCTACGGGTTTTGAAGACTTCTGACCTCCCTACACTGCGCC GTGTTGGTAAGAAAGACAAGCTGATGGTCGAGAATGGATCAAAGTGA
- the LOC141610946 gene encoding hexokinase-2-like produces the protein MGECEIVKGSKNLAEMMKKIEQDFWISKDKLREIANDMELNMINGLKDEDSSPIKMLVSYVDSLPTGNEEGRFYALDLGGTNLRVMQVKLQGNKPINIKSVSNMVPPELKVGKSHELFDYIAENVKLAVKSEEAAHFEVTPGQKRELGFTFSFPVHQARINSGTLLNWTKDFNIQDAIGKDVVEQVGTALKKQGLDMDVTALLNDTVGSLAGGRFYNKNVVAAVILGTGMNAAYVEQSENILKEYGKPPASGQMVINTEWGNYNSQYLPVTDYDRAIDHDSPNQQKQILEKMLSGRYLGEIVRRILLHLAEDGALFGNIVPPKLRQRNALGTEIVSEMHGDKSTDLTLVGEKLRGVLEIQNATKEEKQIVFKICEIVATRGARLSAAAILSILKRLGKDKKQEEETVIAVDGSLFAKYEQFKSCLERTLLEELLDDKEVSKKVVLKQFTDASGIGAALVAASHSSYSCH, from the exons ATGGGTGAATGTGAAATTGTAAAGGGTAGTAAAAATTTGGCAGAAATGATGAAAAAAATTGAACAAGATTTCTGGATTTCAAAGGATAAATTGAGAGAAATTGCTAATGATATGGAGTTGAATATGATTAATGGTTTGAAAGATGAAGATTCTAGCCCAATCAAGATGCTTGTTTCCTATGTTGATTCTTTACCTACtgg AAATGAAGAGGGGCGCTTTTATGCACTAGACCTAGGTGGGACGAATCTTCGTGTAATGCAGGTTAAGTTACAAGGAAATAAGCCTATCAATATTAAATCCGTGTCTAACATGGTGCCTCCAGAACTCAAGGTTGGGAAATCTCAT GAACTTTTTGATTATATTGCGGAGAACGTTAAACTTGCTGTCAAATCTGAAGAGGCCGCTCATTTTGAAGTCACTCCTGGCCAAAAACGGGAACTTGGTTTTACATTCTCATTTCCAGTGCACCAGGCACGGATTAATTCGGGAACTCTTCTTAACTGGACAAAAGACTTTAACATACAAGACGCT ATTGGCAAAGACGTCGTGGAACAGGTGGGGACGGCCTTGAAGAAACAAGGTCTGGATATGGATGTCACTGCCTTG CTTAATGACACAGTCGGTTCTTTGGCCGGGGGTCGATTCTACAACAAAAATGTTGTTGCAGCTGTGATTTTGGGTACTGGGATGAATGCAGCTTATGTGGAACAGTCTGAAAACATTCTGAAGGAGTATGGCAAGCCACCAGCATCAGGACAAATG GTTATCAACACAGAATGGGGCAATTATAACTCGCAATATCTTCCCGTGACGGATTATGACCGTGCAATAGACCATGATAGTCCAAACCAACAGAAACAG ATTTTGGAGAAGATGCTTTCTGGTAGATATTTGGGAGAAATTGTCCGTAGAATTCTTCTACATTTAGCTGAAGATGGTGCCCTTTTCGGGAACATTGTTCCTCCAAAGCTTCGACAGCGTAATGCCTTGGG AACAGAGATTGTTTCAGAAATGCACGGTGACAAGTCTACTGACTTGACCTTGGTTGGTGAAAAGCTAAGAGGTGTTTTGGAG ATACAAAATGCAACCAAGGAGGAGAAGCAGATTGTATTCAAGATATGTGAAATTGTTGCTACAAGAGGGGCTCGTCTTTCTGCCGCAGCAATACTGTCGATCCTAAAGAGGCTGGGGAAGGACAAAAAGCAAGAAGAGGAAACAGTAATCGCTGTAGACGGATCATTGTTCGCAAAGTACGAACAGTTCAAGTCATGCCTGGAGAGAACTCTGCTAGAAGAGTTGCTTGATGAtaaagaagtttcaaagaaggtTGTTCTAAAACAGTTCACAGACGCTTCTGGTATTGGCGCTGCTCTTGTTGCTGCTTCACACTCATCTTACAGTTGCCATTAA